Part of the Xylanivirga thermophila genome, CAGATTCTAGCAAAACGATTTGGTCTTAACCACCTATCTACTGGAGATCTTTTTAGGGCGATATTGGGCGACGAGGACCACCCATTATATCCTAAAGTGCAGGTGGTAAAAGAGGGTAAATTGGTATCTGATGATGTGGTAAATCTGGTGGTAGAGGACGCCCTAAATAAAGAGGAATATGAAAGTGGCGTGATATTCGACGGATATCCAAGGACAGTAGCACAGGCTGAGGCCTTAGATGATATGCTATCTTCTAGGGATAGAAAAGTAGATATGGTAATAGACTTTGATGTAACCGAAGAGGTGCTTTTAGATAGGTTATTGGGCAGAAGGGTGTGCTCTAGCTGTAAGGGTGTTTTCCATAAAAAGCAAGGGTATGATAAGTGCCCCAAGTGCGGTGGAAAGCTTATTACGCGGGATGATGATAATGAAGAAACTATAAAGGAACGTTTTGAGGAGTATAAGAATAAGACTGCTCCCCTTCAACAATATTATAAATCGGGAGATTCAAAATATATCTGCATAATGGTGGATGATGTGGACAAAACGCCTGACGATATACAAAAACAGATAATAGACAAGATTTAACATAAAACCGTGATGCCCGGCACCACGGTTTTTTACTAAGGAGTTATTATTTATGAAAATATTTGCAATAAGTGATTTGCATTTATCCGGTTCCAATCCTAAACCCATGGACATCTTTGGTTCCCATTGGCAGGGACATTGGGATAAGATAAAGGCAAGCTGGCAATCAAAAGTAAGACCAGAGGATATAGTGCTTATACCAGGTGATATTAGCTGGGCCATGAATTTGGGAGAGGCAATAATGGATCTAAATGAGATAGGTGCCATGCCCGGGCGGAAAATACTCATGAAGGGTAATCATGATTACTGGTGGAGTTCTATATCAAGGGTGCGCAATGCTCTCCCGCCTAATATGTACGCCATACAAAATGACTATTTAGAGCTCGACGGTCTTGTGTTTTGTGGGACTAGGGGCTGGACTGCACCTGGCGGTAAGGATTATACAGAGCACGACCAAAAGATATTTGAGAGGGAGCTAAACAGGCTTATACTATCCCTTAAGGATATACCTATGGATAAGGAGATCATAATGATGTTCCACTATCCACCCTTCGATGATAGGGGTAAAAAGACAAAGATTATGGATATAATAGAGGGTTATCCCATAAAACATATACTGTTTGGGCATTTACATGGTGATAGCCTAAACAATGTGACGGAAGGATTGATAGATGGAATAAACTATCATCTGGTATCATGTGATTATTTAAATTTTGAACTAAAATTGATAATGGAGGTATAGATGTATTAGGGGAGGGTGGGGTGTATGTTACTTGACAAGAAGCAGCAGGAGATATTGAACTTGCCCATAAACAGCAAGGTAATTATAAAGGGATGCGTAGGCAGCGGTAAGACCACCGTTTTGAAGGAGCGGTATCTAAAATTGATACGAGATGGACTTGATTCATCAAGGATACTGGTGATGGTTTTAAACAGGGGCCAATCTCTTATATGGCAGGAAGAAGTGGATGATATGGTTCCAGGTGAGGTTATGCGTACTTCCTACTTTGGTTTTGTACAAAGGGAAGTGAGGACTTACTGGCCCGTAGTGCTTAATGTTTGCTCAAAAATAAGGCGACATGATATAGAGCCTAATTATCTTTCTTTTGAGGCTGCCCAACATTTGATGAATCAGACCATAGATAGGTACAGGGAACGGGGTTTTTTACCTGACATATCGGCTCCATCCCACGATATAGGTATGCAGCTTATGAACGCATTGACAAGCGCTTCTCTGGCAAATATTCCATATAACCAGATAGGAACAAGGCTATATGGCGGTCGATATGATGCCAATCTTATGGATATGGCCCTATATGACCAGATGGATACAATAATAGAAGATTATATAAATAAGTGTCTGGAGTGCGGGTGTCTAGATTATGCAATGTCTGCTTACATATACAATGATATATTGCTAGGGGATGATGTATACCAAGCGTCCTTAAAAGATAGGTTTGATGCATTGTTAGTGGACAATTGTGAAGAGATGACACCTGCTGCTGCTAATTTGATAGATTTTTTGCTGTCAAATGTAAAAGATGCATTCTTCTCCTTTGGCTATGATGGGGGATATAGTAGATTCTACGGTGCCCACCCCGAGTATGTACTAAAGGTAATAGAACCTCAGTGTGCATCATTTTCCCTTGATAAGAGCTATACCTGTACACAATCCATGTGCCGTTTTGCAAGAGAATTTGGCGATGGCATAAAAACAGGGCTTATACCTTTTGTTCTTGTAAATACTGTTGATATAGAATGGGCTATAGATACGGATCTTCGTAGTGAAATGCTGGATAGAGTGGGATGTACTGTACAAAAGCTTGTTGATGAAGGGTATGATCCAAATGATATTGCTGTCATATCGCCTTTTGTGGATCCAGTGCTTGAGGGAGTATTACATAATTTCTTAAATGATAAGGGGATA contains:
- a CDS encoding metallophosphoesterase, producing MKIFAISDLHLSGSNPKPMDIFGSHWQGHWDKIKASWQSKVRPEDIVLIPGDISWAMNLGEAIMDLNEIGAMPGRKILMKGNHDYWWSSISRVRNALPPNMYAIQNDYLELDGLVFCGTRGWTAPGGKDYTEHDQKIFERELNRLILSLKDIPMDKEIIMMFHYPPFDDRGKKTKIMDIIEGYPIKHILFGHLHGDSLNNVTEGLIDGINYHLVSCDYLNFELKLIMEV
- a CDS encoding adenylate kinase; this translates as MYIVLLGPPGSGKGTQGQILAKRFGLNHLSTGDLFRAILGDEDHPLYPKVQVVKEGKLVSDDVVNLVVEDALNKEEYESGVIFDGYPRTVAQAEALDDMLSSRDRKVDMVIDFDVTEEVLLDRLLGRRVCSSCKGVFHKKQGYDKCPKCGGKLITRDDDNEETIKERFEEYKNKTAPLQQYYKSGDSKYICIMVDDVDKTPDDIQKQIIDKI
- a CDS encoding UvrD-helicase domain-containing protein; this encodes MLLDKKQQEILNLPINSKVIIKGCVGSGKTTVLKERYLKLIRDGLDSSRILVMVLNRGQSLIWQEEVDDMVPGEVMRTSYFGFVQREVRTYWPVVLNVCSKIRRHDIEPNYLSFEAAQHLMNQTIDRYRERGFLPDISAPSHDIGMQLMNALTSASLANIPYNQIGTRLYGGRYDANLMDMALYDQMDTIIEDYINKCLECGCLDYAMSAYIYNDILLGDDVYQASLKDRFDALLVDNCEEMTPAAANLIDFLLSNVKDAFFSFGYDGGYSRFYGAHPEYVLKVIEPQCASFSLDKSYTCTQSMCRFAREFGDGIKTGLIPFVLVNTVDIEWAIDTDLRSEMLDRVGCTVQKLVDEGYDPNDIAVISPFVDPVLEGVLHNFLNDKGIEVVNSTRRRRAKDNSFINAMVTFASIAHPEYEILPDRKDIGDAVGLILGIDPIRADLLAQAIVREKPYMLPAVEDIAWRGRIGIENSKKYAYVREWLLDYIKGPFIPIDGFFKRMFMDILVPLPQSRQNINYCKQLIDTASAFLDSLSAIEDEKKAGREFILTILKGAKGAETILDMQEVMEREGVLLTTPINYLSTSRHKKVQIWCDIRSNIWLPRDIKELFNPYVLSVDWDMDGRLTPDKEEYFAFEKLSVIVKSLLCRCGERVILSSSRYNGQGYEEEGLLAMFWDKALKGRDS